GGGCATGCTCCTCACGAGCGCGCCCGTGGTAAACGCGCAAGTCGATCCGCGCGGCGCGATGCGTACCATCGCGATGCCGCATTTTCGGGTGCACTTCCGTCCTGATCAGGAAGCGATGGCACGCCGGGCCGCCTTTCTGGCCGAGTCGGCCTACGCGCAGCTGTCGCGCGAGTTGGCACCGCCTTCGGGGCCGGTGGATCTGCTCATTGCCGACAACGTGGACGCCAGCAACGGCTATGCGCAGGTGTTTCCCACGAATCGTGTCGTGATCTACGCCGTGCCGCCGATCGCGCTGCGCGAGTTGCGCTTCCATGACGAATGGCTGCGCATGGTGATCACGCACGAGATGGCGCACATCTTTCATATTGATCGGGCGCGTGGAGCGTGGGCCGTGGGGCGCGCCGTGTTCGGACGGAATCCGATGTTCTTTCCCAACGCGTTCACGCCAAGCTGGGTCAAGGAAGGGTTGGCGGTGCATTACGAATCGAAGCTCACTGGCACTGGACGAGCGGTGAGCACCGACTTCCCGATGATCGCGCGGGTTGCCGTGCGCGATGCTTTTGTGCCGGGGCCGCAGCGATGGAGCTTGTCCACGTCGCAGTTTCCTGGCGGACAGACGGCGTATGCCTGGGGATCGCTGTTGATGCATCGGGCAGCGGCGCAACGTGATGGAAGCCTGCGTCGCTACGTGGACATCACCGCGGCGAACGTGGTGCCATTTCTGCTGAGCAGGAACAGTCGCGCCGCGTTCGGCGTGACCTTCGATAGTCTGTTCGTGCACATGACCGATTCGCTGCGGCGGGTGACGTCGATGTTGCCCGGCGACAGCGTGTGGCACACCGTGAGCGCGAACGGCTGGTACGCGGCCGCTCCGCGATGGATCGGGAACGACACGCTGGCGTGGAGCGCCAGCAACGGCCGTGACGTGTCGGGGCTGTACGTCGCTTCGATTGGCGTGAACAGCGGAGCGCAGCCACTGAGGCTGGCGTGGCGCAACACGCTCGATGTGAACGCGCCGATTCCTGGTGACGACAACGGCGCGATGGTGTTCGCGCAGTCGGAACGCATGGACCCGTATGTCGTGCGCTCGGATCTCTATCGTTCACGCGGCGCCGATCGCGGTGGTGAGACGCGGTTGACCAAAGGCGCGCGGCTGGCGCAGCCGGATGTGCGCGCTGACGGCAGCATCGTGGCGGTGCAGCTCGGCGCGGATCGCACGCGATTGGTGCGCGTCAGTGCCACGGGCGAGAGTATCGTGCCGATCACGCCCGACGTGGCCTCGGAACGATGGGCCGAGCCGCGTTGGTCGCCCGACGGACAACGCATCGTCGCGGCGCAGCTGCTTCCCACCGGAGAGCAGCGCATCGTCGTGATGGATGTAACCGGCGATCTCCAGCTCGTGGTCGCCGGGGCCCGCGGTGTGTTCGCGAGTCCCAGCTTCACGCCTGATGGCAAGCGCCTGGTATGGGTGAGCGATCGTAGCGGACGTTCGCAACTGGAAACCGCTCCGATCGCCGCGGTCGGCGCGCCAATCGACACCATGCGCTGGCGCGTGGAGCGAGACGACGTGCGGGTCGTGTCGTCGGTCAGCAGCGGGGTGTTCGATCCTTCCGTGTCGCCTGATGGCGCGCGTGTCGCCGCGCTCTTCTATCGTGCCGACGGCTATCACGTATCCTGGGCGCCGCTCGACACCGTCGGCGCGATCGCGCAATCGGCGTGGTATCCGGCGAAGAACACGGCCGACTTGTCGGTGCCGAACATGGCCGAGCTGGGTGGTCGTACAGAGTCGGCGGTGGTCACGGGCTACTCGCCGCTGCGTCAGTTGGTGCCGCGTTACTGGATGCCGTTGATCGGCGAAGGGCGCAATGGCGGCGCGACGTACGGTGCGTCCACCAGTGGCGTCGACATTCTGGGACGGCATGCCTGGACGGCCAATGCGTTGGTGCAGCCGCAGCTGCGCGAGACGGATGCGTTCGCGTCGTATCGATACGCTGGTCTTGGGATCCAGTTGCTGGATGTGTCGGCGCAGCAGGCGTGGGATGGCACCTTTCGCGCGGTGAGCGACTCGGGAGCCACGCTGGGCTTCATCGCGCGTCGTCGCCGATTCGTGACCGGCTCGAGCACGTGGCGCGTGCCGCGCGTGCGGCGCTCGGTGAGTGCCACCCTCGGCGCGCAGTACGAGATGCGCGATTTCACGAGCGATGTGGACTCGGCACTCGGTGCGCCGAACTCGCTGTTGCGCACGGGTACGCGCTACGGCTCCTTCTTCGCCAGCAGCAGTGTGAGTACGGCGCGGCTGGGCGCGCGCGGCATCTCGGTAGAGGAAGGGTTCACGCTGAGCGGCAGCACGGCGTATCGCTGGCGCGAAGACGATGCGCTCGGCTCGGGAGCCTGGCGTTCGATCGTAGGGGCGCGACACTTCCTACCGCTCAACCTCCCAGGCTTCTCGCGTCATGTGATCGCCACGCGTGCCACGATCGGAGTAGCGCAACAGACGTCGACAACTGAGTTCAGCGTGGGCGGTACGAGTGGTCAGTCGGCCGAGCTGCTGCCGGGCGTGGTGGTGGGCGATCCGTCGCGTACCTTTTCGCTGCGCGGTGTCGCACCGGGCACGCAGCGTGGCATTCGGGCGCTGGCCGGCGGCGTAGAGTATCGCGCGCCGTTGGTGTTGTTCAAGCGGTTGCCGAGCCCGTTCACGCTGTTCGTGGATCGCATGTCGGTCACGCTGTTCAGCGACGCGGCTCGGGCGTGGTGTCCGCGCGCGTTGGCGCAATCGGAGAATGTGGTGTGCGAGCGACCGGGTGAGCGCGACGGTTGGTTGGCATCGGCGGGTGCGGAGTTGGTGGTGGACCTGGCGGTGCAGTACGACACGCCGTATCGCATGCGCCTCGGCGCCGCGGCCCCGTATGTGGCGCCGCGTGATGTGTCGCGGCGCGGGACGATCTACGTGACGTTAGGTGGGTACTTCTGATCTTGAGCCTTCGGTGTGCTGGCGGTGTGCTGGCGGATCGTGGGATGCCGGTGGATGGCTCTGTGGTTCACGCGAAGGGCGCGGAGGGCCGCGAAGGGCGCGAAGCACTGCACACAGCGCGCTGTTGGAACTCCATACCCCGTACTCCATACCCCATACTGTTTTTATGTCAGGATTCTGGATTCATGATTCGGCTGTCGTTGTGGGTGATGTGGTGTTGGGCGACGATGTAAGCATTTGGCCGACCGCCGTGATTCGCGGCGACGTCGAGCGCATCGTGATCGGGGCGCGCAGCAACGTGCAGGATGGCGCGGTGATTCATGCCGATCCGGGGAAGCCGACGATCGTAGGGGAGGACTGTGTGATCGGGCACCGGGCGGTGGTGCATGGCACCATCCTCGAGGACGGCGTGCTGGTGGGCATGGGGGCGATTCTGCTGAACAATGTGCGGGTGGGGCGGGGGAGCATCATCGCGGCCGGCGCGGTGGTCACGGAGGGGACGCAGGTGCCACCGGGGTCACTGGTGGTCGGCGTGCCGGGGAAGGTGGTGCGGCAGTTGAGTGCCGAGCAGCAGGCGGGGACGCTGGACAATGCGGCGCGGTATGTGGCGCTCAAGGAAGTGCACCGGAGCGGGTCACTGGCGCGGCGCACATCGTGAGAGCGGGCAATTGCCTGCTTTCGGTGTGTCTGCAAGCAAGCGCGCTCTGGCGAGCGGTGTACGAATGTGATTGAAGTGCTGGCGCGCATGTCGGCGTACTGTGCTGATGCTGCCGCTGCCGGTCTGAGCAGGCGCTTCGTAACCGGTTTTAAGCCAATGCTTTACGCGATGCTGTCGGCACTGTCGAGACAGCTGGGCCGGGATGAAACGGCTGTGTCCGCTCTACCGTGACAGCTGCGGTGCTCACAAAAGCTGGCCTCGGTGGAGAACTTTCGACGCGTCGCACATCCGTGATGTGACTTGTACAACGCGTTCACGGGGAACGACTTACACCGCTACTTGTGCGGCCTCACGAACGGAGGCACCATACCCGCCCACTCGGCCCCCCGCCAAGTTCTCGAGGACGCACTTGAGAACGTCGAGTATCGGTCATTTTGCCCCGCCCCACGCCAACTGCAGGAGCCTCACGAATGCCCTTCTCCGCCACGCCACCGGAAGGACTGGTAACGCTGTCCGCGAACGCTCGGACCGTGCTCGACAAGCGCTACCTGGTCAAGGACAAGTCCGGTAAGTCGGTGGAGAAGCCGGAGGACATGTTCTGGCGCGTGGCGACGGTGGTGGCCGAGGCCGATCGCCGGTACGGAGCCAGCGATGGGGCAGTGCAGGCGGTGGCGGAAGAGTTCTACTTCCTGATGACGCAACGTCGGTTCGAGCCGAACTCGCCGACGCTCATGAACGCCGGCCGTCCGTTGGGCCAGCTCTCCGCCTGTTTCGTGCTGCCGGTGGATGACGCGCTCAGCAACGGCCAGAGCGGCATCTATGACACGCTGCGCAGCATGGCGCTGATCCATCAGTCGGGCGGCGGTACGGGCTTCTCCTTCTCGCGGCTGCGAGCCAAGGGCGCGATGGTGCGGAGCACGACCGGCGTGGCGTCGGGGCCGATTTCGTTCATGGAGCTGTACGACGCCAGCACGGACGCGGTGAAGCAGGGCGGCACCCGTCGTGGTGCGAACATGGGCATTTTGCGAGTCGATCATCCCGACGTGCTCGATTTCATCGCGAGCAAGGAAGACCTTACCAAGATCACGAACTTCAACATCTCGGTGGGCATCACCACCAAGTTCATGGACGCGGTGAAGGTTGACGGCAGCTACGACCTGCTCGATCCGAGCACCGGTCAGGTTACCGGTCAGGCCCGCGCGCGCGATGTGTGGGACAAAATGATCCTCGGCGCGTGGCGCACCGGTGAGCCGGGCGTGTTCTTCATCGACGAAGCGAACCGGTACAACCCGGTGCCGCACTTGGGTGCGTATGAAGCGACGAACCCGTGCGTTACGGGCGATACGCTTGTGGCCACCAGCAACGGCCTGGTAGCGATCGCGTCGTTGGCCGAGCACGAGGAGGCCATGCCTGTCACGCTTGATGCGCGCTTCAGCGCCGGTCGTGTCGGACCCGCCGGTGTGCCGTTCGCGAGTGGGGTGAAGCCCGTGTTCCGCGTGGTTACGCGCGAGGGCTACGAGATTCGCGTGACCGCCGATCATCGGTTCATGACGGCGCGTGGTTGGGTGGAGGCGCAGTCGCTGACCGAAGGCGATGCCCTGCACGTTCAGAATGTGAAGGGCGGGTTCGGCACCACGGGCACGTCGGAAGAGGGGCGCGTGCTCGGGTGGCTCATCGCCGACGGCCACATCACTGGAGATTCCGGCCACGGTGCCGTGTTGGGTTTCTGGGGCGACGACCGCGAGGTCGCCGCCTCGTTTTCGCACGATGTGAACGAGATGCTCGGCACGAGCGGACGCGCACCGGTTGGCGTCGTTGACATCCCGTCGCGCGAGATGGCGACCGTGAGCAGCACCCGGCTGCGGGCGATGGTGGCTGAGCGATTTGGCGTGACCGCCGAGTCGAAGCTCGATCGCGTGCCGGCGGCGGTGTTGGCTGGTACGGAAACGATGCAGCAGGGTTTTCTGCAGGCACTGTTCACCGCCGATGGACACGTGAGCGGCACGCCGGAAAAGGGCGTGTCAGTGCGGCTGACGTCGATTTCTATGTCACTGCTGCAGGATGTGCAGCGCATGCTGCTCAACTTCGGCATCGCGTCGCGCATCTATCGCGATCGTCATCCCGCGCGCACGGTGACCATCAAGGGGGCTGACGTGTCGTGCCAGGCCGATCACGATCTGGTGATTGCCCGTGACAACGTGTTGCGCTTCGCCGAAGAGATCGGCTTCCTGACGCGCGCCAAGAGCAACGCGCTGATTTCGCGCGTGGCGAGCTACGGCGCGCGTGGACCGTACCGCGAGTCGTTCACGGCTCGATTCGAGCGCATGGAGGCAGCGGGCGAGGAGATGGTGTACGACCTCACCGAGCCGCTCACCCATTCGTTTATTGGCAACGGTTTCGTGGTACACAACTGCGGCGAGCAGCCGCTGTTGGCGTACGACGTGTGCAATCTGGGCTCGGTGAACGTCGGCTACTACGTGAACAACGGCGAAGTCGATTGGGAAGCGATGCGTCGCGACATCGCGCTCAGCACGCACTTCCTCGACAACATCATTGACGTCAACAAGTATCCGCTGCCGGAAATCGACTCGCTGTCCAAGCGCATTCGTCGTATCGGCCTTGGCGTGATGGGCTTTGCCGACATGCTCGTGCGCCTGGGCATTCCGTATGACAGTGCGGAAGGCGTGGAGATGGGCCGCAAGGTTATGGAGTTCCTGGATGTCGAGGGCAAGAAGGAGAGCGAGCGTCTGGCCAAGGAGCGTGGCGCATTCCCCGAATGGGCGCGCTCCATCTTCGGCCCCGACGAAACGTGCGCGCGCGACGAAAACGACGAGCGCATTCGCCCCATGCAGCTGCTGCGCAATTGCAACGTGACGACGGTGGCACCCACCGGCACGATCTCCATTATCGCCGGTTGCTCCAGCGGACTCGAGCCGTTGTTCGCGGTGGCGTTCATGCGCAATCAGGCGGGCGTGATGATGCCCGATGTGAACGAAGATTTCGTGGCGATCGCCAAGACCGAAGGCTGGTACAGCGATGAACTCATGGAGCGCATCGCGAAAACGGGCACCGTGAAGCATGCCGACGTGCCGGCCAAGTGGCAGGCGGTGTTCAACACGGCGAACAACATCGCGCCGGTGTATCACATCCAAATGCAGGCGGCGTTCCAGCAGCATTGCGACTCGGCCATCTCCAAGACCACCAACTTCGGTTACGCCGCCACGCAGGATGACGTGCGCGCGATCTACGAGATGGCGTACGACATGAAGTGCAAGGGTGTCACCGTGTACCGTGATGGCTCGCGCGACAACCAGGTGCTCAGCACCGGTGCCACGCAGGACGCCGCCGCCAAGCGCGACGATGCCAAGGCCGCCGGCGCCCCGGAAGCGCCGAAGGCCGATAAGGCTGTCGCCGATGCGGCGGTGGCACTCAAGCGCGAGTTGGGCGAGCTGCAGGGCACGATGGCCGAGTTGCAGAACGAACTCGATCGCACGAAGAAGGCGCTGTTCAGCGCCGAGGCGGAGAACGCGAGCCGTCGTGGCAAGCGCTCGCGCCCCGAAGTCATGCGCGGCACCACCATTCGCAAAGAAACGCCGCTCGGTGTGATGTTCGTGAACATCACCGAAGACGAGAAGGGACAGCCGTTCGAAGTGTTCCTCAACCTCGGCAAGGCCGGCGGATCGGCCATGGCCGACGCCGAAGCGATCGGACGTTTGATCTCCCTGGCGCTGCGCAGCGGCATCTCGCTGCAGGAAATCCATCGTCAGCTGCGCGGCATCTCGAGCGATCGCGCGGTGGGCCTCGGACCGAACAAGGTGCTCTCGCTGCCCGATGCGGTCGGTATCGCGCTGGAACAGTGGTGGCGTGACAAGCAGGGCGTGCAGACGGACCTGCTGGCTGGTGGCGCGGTTGCGGGAATGCCGACGCCGGTGAGTTCGATGATGCCGCCGATGCCCACGCCGGCGGCCGGGGTGCCGATCACGCGTCCGCCGATGAGCAAAAGCGCCGAGCAGATGCAGCCGATTGAGTTCGGCTCAGGACACGGTGAAGTGTTCATGGGTACGTGCCCGGACTGCGGAAGTCAGCTCGAGTTCGCGGAAGGGTGCGTGAAGTGCCACGTGTGCGGGTTTAGTGAGTGCGGGTGAACCTGCGCTGAGGGTTGGGACGTAGAAGCGTTTTGACGGGCTGGGATTAAGTCTCTTGAAGCCCTGATTTGAAAGAAAGATGCCGCCGCGCTCCGGAGTCGGCGGCGTCTGTCTTTGGGGAACGGCGCGCGTTGGAATGCCATGTACTGGCGTGGTGCGGATCTGTCACCAGCCGCTTTCACCGCAGATGGCGCGGCTACAGGGGATCGTGGAAGTGGTCCCCTGGCGATCGGCTGCGCCGTCTACCTCGTAACGTCGACCGCTGTCGTGCTGCATTCCGTGAGAAGAAAGTATCAGACAGATGCGACGCGACACCACGTCGATCACGAACGCGGCATACACAAAACTGCGCCACGTCGCCACGTACGTGAAGTCGACGACCCACAGCTGATAGGGGCCACGCTAACCAGCGCCTGCTCGAACACGCTGCGGAACCAGCCGGCCGAATCTCGAAGCAAAGCCTCGTTCAACTTTCTGTCCAACGAGCTGTCGACCCGTCTTCCGCAATGTCACAGACGGATAAATTCGGCGCAAAGTCTCCTTTATGAGAGGGCCGTCATCACGTCACGGATGACGGCCTCCACTCGCAACGCCAGCACAACGACTTGCAACGCTGAGGCACTGTGCGCGACGCGAAGGTCGTCCACCTTGGTCGTCGCCTAAGGCACTCCGCCCGGATCGGCAGGCTTGGGGACGACGCCACGCCGCCGTAGACGCGTATCCATCGATCACGAGACGCTCGCATGCGCTTTCACACTTCTCGCGCCGCTCTCCGCGCGTTGCCATCTCCATCAGCAACAGGGCCGCGGCGGCGCGCCGTCGTGCTGGCGTTGCTCCTCACCGGCCTGGCCGGCTGCCAGAGCGACGACCTGGTGCGGGCACCGGAGACTGCCCTCGCGCCGGCGCCACGCGCGCGTCCCATCATCAATGGGACGGAAGTCACGGCCACGTCGTTCACCAACACGTGGAGCTTCGTGGCCACTCTGGCACGGCCCGCTGTTGGCGGCGGGTACCAGACGTTCTGCACTGCATCCGTCATTGCACCGCGGTGGGTGCTCACCGCCGCGCACTGCGTGAAGGGCTTGAGCGCCACCGACGTGTTGGTCGCGGTCGGCGATCGCGACCTTCAGGGCAGCGGGATCAGATACAAGGCCGTGAAGACAGTGCTCGTCCCATCGTTCTACCGAGAAACGGACCTCTTCGCCGACATGGCCGCGCTGGAGCTCGTGGAAGACGCCAACGTCCCTCGGGCCCCCTTCTCGGACGACGGCGTCTCGCCCAACATGCCATTGCGAGTAGCCGGCTTCGGCCTCACGGAGAACGGCACGTTGTCCACGCTGCTGCGCACCACCTCGATCGCCGCCTCGGGCCCCTCTAGCGTTTTTTCGGCGTTTCTGGCCATCGGCACGGGCACCGGGACGTGTAGCGGCGACAGTGGTGGACCGGCCATCAATGATGCCGGTGAGCTCGTCGGGCTGGTGAGCTTCGGCCCCGGCGGCTGTCGCGAGTCCTCGTATCTTTCGGGTTTCACCTACGTGAACTACGCACGGCAGTGGCTCAAGGTCGCCGCACCCACCGCCGTTGACCGCACGGCCCCAAACGTGGACGTGACGTTGGATTCCGACATCGTCAACCTGCGGAACGCGGTGAGCGTCCGCGCAGCCGTAAGCGACGACGTAGAGTTTGACGAAGACGTCGACTTCGCGCACAACGGCGCGATTGGCAGCGTTGAGGCATCGATCGACAATGGTGTCACTTGGGTTCCCATGGCACCGACCGACGGATCGTTTGGAAGCGCCGAGGAGTCCGCCACGGTGCAGCTCTTTGCGCCGGCAGTGGGCAACCACACGGTCTGTGTGCGCGCAACGGACGTCGCGCGGAACGTCAGCACCTCGAAGTGCACTGCGCTCACCGCCTACGATCCTGAAGCCGCCGGCTTCGTCGTCGGGAACGGCACCTTCCACGCACCGCCCGGTTCTTTTCCCTTTCAGTCCACGGTTGCGGACGATGTGGACTTTCAGTTCATGGCGGCGTACAAGAAGGGT
The DNA window shown above is from Gemmatimonas sp. and carries:
- a CDS encoding gamma carbonic anhydrase family protein, which codes for MSGFWIHDSAVVVGDVVLGDDVSIWPTAVIRGDVERIVIGARSNVQDGAVIHADPGKPTIVGEDCVIGHRAVVHGTILEDGVLVGMGAILLNNVRVGRGSIIAAGAVVTEGTQVPPGSLVVGVPGKVVRQLSAEQQAGTLDNAARYVALKEVHRSGSLARRTS
- a CDS encoding LAGLIDADG family homing endonuclease, yielding MPFSATPPEGLVTLSANARTVLDKRYLVKDKSGKSVEKPEDMFWRVATVVAEADRRYGASDGAVQAVAEEFYFLMTQRRFEPNSPTLMNAGRPLGQLSACFVLPVDDALSNGQSGIYDTLRSMALIHQSGGGTGFSFSRLRAKGAMVRSTTGVASGPISFMELYDASTDAVKQGGTRRGANMGILRVDHPDVLDFIASKEDLTKITNFNISVGITTKFMDAVKVDGSYDLLDPSTGQVTGQARARDVWDKMILGAWRTGEPGVFFIDEANRYNPVPHLGAYEATNPCVTGDTLVATSNGLVAIASLAEHEEAMPVTLDARFSAGRVGPAGVPFASGVKPVFRVVTREGYEIRVTADHRFMTARGWVEAQSLTEGDALHVQNVKGGFGTTGTSEEGRVLGWLIADGHITGDSGHGAVLGFWGDDREVAASFSHDVNEMLGTSGRAPVGVVDIPSREMATVSSTRLRAMVAERFGVTAESKLDRVPAAVLAGTETMQQGFLQALFTADGHVSGTPEKGVSVRLTSISMSLLQDVQRMLLNFGIASRIYRDRHPARTVTIKGADVSCQADHDLVIARDNVLRFAEEIGFLTRAKSNALISRVASYGARGPYRESFTARFERMEAAGEEMVYDLTEPLTHSFIGNGFVVHNCGEQPLLAYDVCNLGSVNVGYYVNNGEVDWEAMRRDIALSTHFLDNIIDVNKYPLPEIDSLSKRIRRIGLGVMGFADMLVRLGIPYDSAEGVEMGRKVMEFLDVEGKKESERLAKERGAFPEWARSIFGPDETCARDENDERIRPMQLLRNCNVTTVAPTGTISIIAGCSSGLEPLFAVAFMRNQAGVMMPDVNEDFVAIAKTEGWYSDELMERIAKTGTVKHADVPAKWQAVFNTANNIAPVYHIQMQAAFQQHCDSAISKTTNFGYAATQDDVRAIYEMAYDMKCKGVTVYRDGSRDNQVLSTGATQDAAAKRDDAKAAGAPEAPKADKAVADAAVALKRELGELQGTMAELQNELDRTKKALFSAEAENASRRGKRSRPEVMRGTTIRKETPLGVMFVNITEDEKGQPFEVFLNLGKAGGSAMADAEAIGRLISLALRSGISLQEIHRQLRGISSDRAVGLGPNKVLSLPDAVGIALEQWWRDKQGVQTDLLAGGAVAGMPTPVSSMMPPMPTPAAGVPITRPPMSKSAEQMQPIEFGSGHGEVFMGTCPDCGSQLEFAEGCVKCHVCGFSECG
- a CDS encoding trypsin-like serine protease, with protein sequence MLALLLTGLAGCQSDDLVRAPETALAPAPRARPIINGTEVTATSFTNTWSFVATLARPAVGGGYQTFCTASVIAPRWVLTAAHCVKGLSATDVLVAVGDRDLQGSGIRYKAVKTVLVPSFYRETDLFADMAALELVEDANVPRAPFSDDGVSPNMPLRVAGFGLTENGTLSTLLRTTSIAASGPSSVFSAFLAIGTGTGTCSGDSGGPAINDAGELVGLVSFGPGGCRESSYLSGFTYVNYARQWLKVAAPTAVDRTAPNVDVTLDSDIVNLRNAVSVRAAVSDDVEFDEDVDFAHNGAIGSVEASIDNGVTWVPMAPTDGSFGSAEESATVQLFAPAVGNHTVCVRATDVARNVSTSKCTALTAYDPEAAGFVVGNGTFHAPPGSFPFQSTVADDVDFQFMAAYKKGQTTPTGKTLLQFRTRQWRLESANYEYLLVTGSNRAQFRGSGVMKITYGADPADFELYPVKFQIWASADNQTVRVRIWEPAGNERTYFDSSDQPLRTGRIVVHTARNK